One genomic segment of Hymenobacter psoromatis includes these proteins:
- the dnaN gene encoding DNA polymerase III subunit beta, producing MKFIVSSSALLKQLQSINGVVTNNPVVPILENFLFEIEPGKLTITASDLETSMITELPIEAREAGRIAAPARILLDTLKNLPDQPVTFTLDEETYTIEISSANGRYKLAGENAADFPRVPVVKGSAPVEMPSSSLARAINKTIFAVSTDELRPAMTGILVQLGEAQVTFVATDGHRLLRYRRQDVGAGQTANLIIPRKAFNLLKSSLPSEATPVRIEFNQSNAFFSFNQLRLVCRLIDERYPDYENVIPVSNPNKLTINRQELLNSVRRISIYSNKTTHQVRLRLTGSELVISAEDLDFSNEAKETLACQYDGEDMEIGFNARFLQEMLSNIDSDEITLELSTPNRAGLLMPAQADENESILMLVMPVMLNNYV from the coding sequence ATGAAGTTCATTGTTTCGTCCTCGGCCCTGCTCAAGCAGCTCCAGAGCATCAACGGCGTGGTCACGAACAACCCCGTGGTGCCCATCCTGGAGAACTTCCTCTTTGAGATTGAACCCGGTAAGCTTACCATCACGGCCTCCGACCTAGAGACGAGCATGATAACCGAGCTACCCATCGAAGCGCGCGAAGCGGGGCGCATTGCGGCCCCGGCGCGCATCCTGCTCGATACGCTCAAGAACCTGCCCGACCAGCCCGTGACGTTTACCCTGGACGAGGAGACGTACACCATTGAAATCAGCTCGGCCAACGGGCGCTACAAGCTGGCCGGCGAGAACGCCGCCGACTTCCCCCGCGTGCCGGTGGTGAAGGGCTCAGCTCCGGTCGAGATGCCGTCGTCGTCACTGGCGCGGGCCATTAATAAGACGATTTTTGCGGTGAGTACCGACGAGTTGCGCCCGGCCATGACCGGCATCTTGGTGCAGCTGGGCGAAGCCCAGGTCACCTTTGTGGCTACCGATGGCCACCGCCTGCTGCGCTACCGCCGCCAGGACGTGGGCGCGGGCCAGACGGCCAACCTCATCATTCCGCGCAAGGCGTTTAACCTGCTCAAAAGCTCCCTGCCCTCCGAGGCCACACCGGTGCGCATCGAGTTCAACCAGAGCAACGCCTTTTTCTCGTTCAATCAATTGCGCCTGGTCTGCCGCCTCATTGATGAGCGCTACCCCGACTACGAGAACGTAATTCCGGTTAGTAACCCCAATAAGCTGACTATCAACCGCCAGGAGCTACTGAATTCGGTGCGCCGCATCAGCATCTACTCCAACAAAACGACTCATCAGGTACGCCTGCGCCTCACCGGCTCCGAGCTAGTGATTTCGGCCGAGGACCTAGATTTCAGCAACGAGGCTAAGGAAACGCTGGCTTGCCAGTACGACGGCGAGGATATGGAAATCGGCTTCAACGCCCGCTTCCTGCAAGAAATGCTCTCCAATATTGACTCCGACGAAATTACGTTGGAACTGAGTACCCCCAATCGCGCCGGCTTGCTCATGCCCGCTCAAGCGGATGAGAACGAAAGCATCCTAATGCTGGTAATGCCGGTGATGCTTAATAATTACGTTTAA
- a CDS encoding dihydroorotase, translating into MLLLQNARIASENSPLLIEGDVLIVEGKIQAIGHNLATPKGARVIDARGRILMPAMFDAHVHFRAPGFENKETITTGSEAAINGGVTGVVMMPNTRPALDSATAIATVLENAKLRSRIPVYTSGCVTKNREGKELAEIEGMRELGVKMLTDDGDTTNDPAVLLRAMQYATEFGMFFASHCEVPELAGPRALNEGVMSYRLGIKGSPTCAEEIIIDRDIRLAHAAGAHVHIQHVSSKLGMETIRWWKSRGDVQVTAEVAPHHLLFTDEHIGDYDTNYKMNPPLRTQADCDALLEGLIEGVFDLIATDHAPHTPFEKAQDFMSAPNGITGLDTALVSLYHYFVEPKKFGWDVVVKRYSAEPRRLMGLPVAAIEVGQQAECLLFDTEVETTFTREFMKSKSQNTPFLDQTLKGRVDLVILGTEILLER; encoded by the coding sequence ATGCTTCTTCTTCAAAACGCCCGCATCGCCTCCGAAAATTCACCCTTACTTATCGAAGGCGATGTCCTGATTGTCGAAGGAAAAATTCAGGCCATCGGCCACAACCTAGCCACTCCCAAGGGTGCCCGCGTCATCGACGCGCGTGGTCGGATTCTGATGCCGGCCATGTTTGATGCTCACGTCCATTTCCGCGCCCCCGGCTTTGAGAACAAGGAAACCATCACCACGGGCAGCGAAGCGGCCATCAACGGCGGCGTTACCGGCGTGGTGATGATGCCCAACACCCGCCCAGCCCTCGACTCGGCGACCGCGATAGCCACCGTGCTGGAAAATGCTAAGCTTCGGTCGCGCATTCCGGTGTACACCTCCGGCTGCGTCACCAAGAACCGCGAGGGTAAGGAACTGGCGGAAATCGAGGGCATGCGCGAACTCGGCGTGAAGATGCTCACTGACGATGGGGATACCACCAACGACCCGGCGGTGCTGCTGCGGGCGATGCAGTACGCTACCGAGTTTGGGATGTTTTTCGCCAGCCACTGCGAAGTGCCGGAGCTAGCCGGGCCGCGCGCCCTCAACGAGGGGGTGATGAGTTATCGGCTCGGCATCAAGGGCTCGCCGACGTGCGCGGAGGAAATCATCATCGACCGCGACATCCGCTTAGCCCACGCGGCGGGCGCGCACGTGCACATCCAACACGTGTCGAGTAAGCTCGGCATGGAAACCATCCGCTGGTGGAAATCGCGCGGCGATGTGCAGGTTACGGCCGAAGTGGCCCCGCACCACCTGCTGTTCACCGACGAGCACATCGGCGACTACGACACGAACTATAAAATGAACCCGCCCCTGCGCACGCAGGCCGATTGTGATGCCCTGCTCGAAGGGCTCATCGAAGGCGTCTTCGACCTCATTGCCACTGACCATGCGCCGCACACACCGTTCGAGAAAGCGCAGGATTTCATGAGCGCGCCCAATGGCATCACCGGCCTGGATACGGCCTTGGTGTCGCTCTATCACTATTTCGTCGAGCCCAAAAAGTTCGGGTGGGATGTGGTGGTGAAGCGCTATTCGGCGGAGCCACGCCGCCTGATGGGCCTGCCGGTAGCCGCCATCGAAGTGGGCCAACAAGCCGAGTGCCTCTTATTCGATACCGAAGTGGAAACAACTTTTACGCGGGAATTCATGAAATCTAAATCTCAGAACACGCCCTTCCTCGACCAGACGTTAAAAGGCCGGGTCGACTTGGTGATTTTAGGTACGGAAATTCTGCTGGAGCGCTAA
- a CDS encoding SDR family NAD(P)-dependent oxidoreductase yields the protein MSTSKIALVTGGSRGLGKSMALNLAKKGIDVLLTYHSQQAEAEAVVAEIKAQGRQAAALPLDAGNVASFDAFFEQVKTALHDTFQAEQFQFLINNAGTSLHADFADTTEAQFDEVMNVHLKGPFFLTQKALPLLADGGRIINISSGLARFSFPGSSAYAAMKGAIEVLTRYQAKELGARGITANVVAPGAIATDFSGGMVRDNPQVNAMVASMTALGRVGEPEDIGPIVAFLCTDDARWIAAQRIEASGGTLV from the coding sequence ATGAGCACTTCCAAAATAGCCCTCGTCACGGGCGGCAGCCGTGGCCTTGGCAAAAGCATGGCCCTGAACCTGGCCAAAAAAGGCATTGATGTATTGCTGACCTACCACAGCCAGCAAGCGGAAGCTGAGGCCGTAGTAGCCGAAATCAAAGCCCAGGGCCGGCAGGCCGCCGCCTTGCCGCTCGACGCGGGCAACGTGGCTAGCTTCGATGCTTTTTTCGAACAGGTAAAAACGGCCCTCCACGATACTTTTCAGGCTGAGCAGTTTCAGTTTCTGATTAACAACGCGGGCACGTCATTACACGCCGACTTTGCCGACACCACCGAGGCGCAGTTTGATGAAGTAATGAACGTGCACCTCAAGGGCCCGTTTTTCCTCACCCAAAAAGCCCTGCCCCTGCTCGCCGACGGTGGCCGCATTATCAACATTTCGTCGGGCTTGGCACGTTTTAGCTTTCCTGGCTCCTCGGCCTACGCAGCCATGAAGGGCGCTATTGAAGTGCTGACCCGCTACCAGGCCAAAGAGCTGGGCGCGCGCGGCATCACGGCCAACGTAGTGGCACCCGGCGCTATCGCCACCGATTTCAGCGGCGGTATGGTGCGCGACAACCCCCAGGTAAACGCGATGGTAGCCAGCATGACGGCCCTGGGCCGGGTAGGCGAGCCCGAAGACATCGGCCCCATCGTGGCCTTCCTCTGCACCGACGACGCCCGCTGGATTGCGGCCCAGCGCATCGAAGCGTCGGGCGGAACGCTTGTGTAG
- a CDS encoding transposase, with translation MRLAGAACSLLQARLRAQAQPALGAKRHLAALVRSRAGAGLKLSPARLDYRAGPRPGRGQPKKSRVGDEARGGPTTKIHALVDALGNPLRLLPGPGQQADCQRAADLLLTAQGVGNVLADKGCDTDAVVAAVEALSAQLVIPSEKNSQMVRLIDRNMYRDAIKSNASSATSSSFAA, from the coding sequence TTGCGCCTAGCGGGCGCTGCCTGCTCGCTTTTGCAAGCACGACTCCGTGCGCAAGCGCAGCCGGCGCTGGGCGCAAAAAGGCATCTGGCAGCGCTTGTTCGAAGCCGCGCAGGAGCCGGACTTAAATTGAGTCCTGCTCGACTCGACTATCGTGCGGGCCCACGCCCAGGCCGCGGGCAGCCGAAAAAAAGCCGTGTTGGCGACGAAGCCCGCGGCGGGCCAACAACGAAAATCCACGCCTTAGTCGACGCGCTGGGCAACCCGTTGCGCCTGCTACCCGGCCCCGGCCAGCAAGCGGACTGCCAACGCGCAGCCGACTTGTTACTAACTGCCCAGGGCGTAGGCAACGTGCTGGCCGATAAAGGCTGCGACACTGATGCCGTGGTGGCCGCCGTCGAGGCGCTGAGCGCGCAGCTCGTCATTCCCAGCGAAAAGAACAGCCAAATGGTCCGGCTCATCGACCGTAACATGTACCGCGACGCCATAAAGTCGAACGCTTCTTCCGCTACCTCAAGCAGTTTCGCCGCCTAG
- the ychF gene encoding redox-regulated ATPase YchF gives MGLRCGIVGLPNVGKSTLFNALSNAKAESANYPFCTIEPNVGVITVPDERLQILEALVNPKRVLPTIIEFVDIAGLVKGASKGEGLGNKFLANIREVDAIIHVVRCFDDPNIVHVAGGVDPVFDKDVIDTELQIKDLESIDKKLVKSERSAKAGDAVAKKEVAGLQKFKQALEAGQNARAVAATEDDLAAVADLQLLTIKPVIYVANVDEASIATDGNKHVAALREHVKAESAQVVLVSAAIESQIAEMEDADEKAMYLSEYGLTESGLNKLIRASYELLNLITYFTAGVQEVRAWTVHRGDKAPAAAGVIHSDFEKGFIRAEVIKLPDYQEYKTEVKIKEAGKMAVEGKDYVVQDGDIMHFRFNV, from the coding sequence ATGGGCCTCCGCTGCGGTATTGTCGGCCTGCCGAATGTCGGCAAATCCACGCTTTTCAACGCGTTATCTAACGCCAAGGCCGAATCGGCCAATTATCCTTTCTGTACCATCGAGCCCAATGTGGGCGTGATTACCGTGCCCGACGAGCGCCTCCAGATTCTGGAAGCCCTCGTGAATCCCAAGCGCGTGCTGCCCACCATTATCGAGTTCGTGGATATCGCGGGCCTCGTGAAAGGGGCCAGCAAGGGCGAGGGCTTAGGCAATAAATTCCTGGCCAACATCCGCGAAGTAGACGCTATTATCCACGTCGTGCGTTGCTTCGACGACCCCAATATCGTGCACGTAGCCGGGGGCGTGGACCCGGTTTTTGATAAGGACGTAATCGATACGGAGCTGCAAATCAAAGACCTGGAAAGTATCGATAAGAAGCTGGTGAAGTCGGAGCGTAGCGCCAAGGCCGGCGACGCCGTGGCCAAGAAGGAAGTAGCTGGCCTCCAGAAATTTAAGCAAGCCCTCGAAGCCGGCCAGAACGCCCGCGCCGTAGCTGCCACCGAAGACGACCTCGCCGCCGTGGCCGACCTGCAACTACTTACTATCAAGCCCGTTATCTATGTGGCCAACGTGGACGAGGCCAGCATTGCTACCGACGGCAATAAGCACGTAGCTGCCCTGCGCGAACACGTAAAAGCCGAAAGCGCGCAGGTCGTGTTGGTGTCGGCCGCCATCGAGTCGCAGATTGCCGAGATGGAGGATGCCGACGAAAAGGCTATGTACCTGAGCGAGTATGGCCTCACCGAGTCGGGCCTGAATAAGCTCATCCGCGCCAGCTACGAGCTGCTGAATCTCATCACCTACTTCACGGCCGGCGTGCAGGAAGTGCGCGCCTGGACTGTGCATCGCGGCGATAAAGCGCCCGCCGCGGCCGGCGTTATTCACTCCGATTTTGAGAAGGGCTTTATCCGCGCCGAGGTTATTAAGCTGCCGGATTACCAGGAGTATAAAACGGAGGTAAAAATTAAGGAAGCCGGTAAAATGGCCGTGGAAGGCAAAGATTACGTGGTGCAGGATGGTGACATTATGCACTTCCGGTTTAACGTTTAA
- a CDS encoding Uma2 family endonuclease, with the protein MKKADTQAIEIIETEVVLEEATSFNHSRLIGRLTVLLTDYEDSFDIMPELEFELITGRLKPDVAIMTRQPYDWAEDIIRFPHPPLTAIEILSPTQAFDALASKIRKLYLPAGVQSAWLIIPSVKSIYVFSADGEVGVHTTGTLHDPATQVKISLEKLFK; encoded by the coding sequence TTGAAAAAAGCCGATACGCAAGCCATCGAGATTATCGAAACCGAGGTCGTGCTCGAAGAAGCTACGTCTTTCAATCATTCCCGCCTCATTGGCCGCCTTACTGTATTACTGACCGATTATGAGGACAGCTTCGACATCATGCCGGAGCTGGAATTTGAGTTAATCACCGGCCGGCTTAAGCCAGACGTAGCCATTATGACCCGCCAGCCTTATGACTGGGCTGAAGACATTATTCGGTTTCCTCATCCGCCCCTCACGGCCATCGAAATACTTTCCCCCACGCAGGCATTCGACGCACTAGCTTCTAAAATTAGAAAGCTTTACTTGCCAGCCGGCGTGCAATCGGCATGGCTGATAATTCCCTCAGTTAAGTCAATCTATGTTTTTTCGGCCGATGGTGAGGTTGGGGTGCACACTACCGGTACTCTACATGACCCCGCCACACAAGTTAAAATCTCGCTCGAAAAGCTTTTCAAATAA
- the gldC gene encoding gliding motility protein GldC — translation MKKSEIRFSIALDDHKVPEAISWQATDAGPDIQFAKAINVAIWDRNTDATMKIDLWTKDMPTDAMKYFVVDNIGSMAETIVNATGDKKMAEKMRTLCKELTDYLEEQGATNQ, via the coding sequence ATGAAGAAGTCTGAAATCCGTTTTAGCATTGCCCTCGATGACCACAAGGTGCCCGAAGCCATCAGCTGGCAGGCTACCGATGCGGGGCCCGATATTCAGTTTGCCAAAGCTATAAACGTTGCCATTTGGGACCGGAATACCGATGCGACAATGAAAATTGACCTTTGGACCAAGGATATGCCCACCGATGCGATGAAGTATTTCGTAGTTGATAATATTGGCTCGATGGCCGAAACCATTGTTAATGCTACCGGCGATAAAAAAATGGCCGAAAAGATGCGCACCCTTTGCAAAGAATTAACTGATTATTTGGAAGAGCAGGGGGCTACCAATCAGTAA
- a CDS encoding DUF3276 family protein has protein sequence MDDRYPRDQEEIYSHRMKAGKRTYFFDVKATRGQDYYLTITESKRRPGADPDGPASYEKHKIFLYKEDFNKFIDALNDAVDYVRDELLTEEEVAELDRPRPTPPADGEQPRVGSQPDDQANRPDGHDAAPDLGESTY, from the coding sequence GTGGACGACCGTTACCCCCGCGACCAGGAAGAAATCTATTCGCACCGCATGAAGGCGGGCAAGCGCACCTATTTCTTCGATGTGAAAGCCACCCGTGGCCAGGATTACTACCTCACTATTACCGAAAGTAAGCGCCGCCCCGGTGCCGACCCCGATGGCCCGGCCAGCTATGAAAAGCACAAGATTTTCTTGTATAAGGAAGATTTCAATAAATTTATTGATGCCCTGAACGATGCCGTCGACTACGTGCGCGATGAGCTGCTAACCGAGGAGGAGGTAGCCGAGCTGGACCGCCCGCGCCCTACCCCCCCCGCCGACGGCGAGCAGCCCCGCGTCGGCAGCCAGCCCGATGACCAGGCCAATCGCCCGGACGGCCACGATGCGGCTCCCGACCTCGGCGAGAGCACGTATTAG
- a CDS encoding DUF1572 domain-containing protein has product MPADYLASARKQFAYYKLLGDQTFAQVSDEQLFWQPNPACNSLASIVKHLWGNMLSRWTDFLTTDGEKPWRAREAEFDNDLTTRAAVLAHWEAGWQCLFTALDGLTEADLARTIYIRNQGHTVLEAINRQLAHYPYHVGQLVLMGKLLQGEAWQSLSIPRGNSAAYNAEKFAQPPHQEHFTEEKFKK; this is encoded by the coding sequence ATGCCCGCCGATTATCTCGCCAGCGCCCGCAAGCAGTTTGCTTACTATAAATTGCTGGGCGACCAAACCTTCGCGCAAGTCTCCGATGAGCAGCTTTTTTGGCAGCCCAACCCGGCCTGCAACAGCCTGGCCAGCATCGTGAAGCACTTGTGGGGCAATATGCTATCGCGCTGGACGGATTTTCTGACCACCGACGGCGAAAAGCCCTGGCGCGCGCGCGAAGCCGAATTTGATAACGACCTGACTACCCGCGCCGCCGTGCTGGCCCACTGGGAAGCCGGCTGGCAATGCCTCTTCACTGCCCTCGATGGGCTGACTGAGGCTGACCTAGCCCGCACCATTTATATCCGTAACCAGGGCCACACCGTGCTGGAGGCCATCAACCGGCAGCTGGCGCACTACCCCTACCACGTGGGCCAGCTGGTACTCATGGGCAAACTGCTGCAAGGCGAGGCTTGGCAGTCGCTGTCTATTCCGCGCGGCAATTCGGCAGCCTACAATGCCGAGAAATTTGCGCAGCCGCCCCATCAGGAGCATTTTACGGAGGAGAAATTTAAGAAATAG
- a CDS encoding helix-turn-helix domain-containing protein codes for MATTPIPKKIMARQHEIYADYLREIDRHLADLVAGRATEMFEIRNFAGILCIHPTHLSNTIKLVTGHAPCHDFQLRILAVAQQLLRDTDQSIAAVAGTLTYDPANFTKFFKRFGGCTPKHYREQVRAEQREVAELLTI; via the coding sequence ATGGCGACGACTCCCATCCCCAAAAAAATCATGGCCCGGCAGCACGAGATTTACGCCGATTACCTGCGCGAAATCGACCGGCACCTGGCCGACCTCGTGGCCGGGCGAGCTACAGAAATGTTCGAAATCCGCAACTTTGCCGGGATATTGTGCATTCACCCTACCCACCTCAGCAACACCATTAAGCTCGTGACGGGCCACGCGCCCTGCCACGATTTTCAGTTGCGCATCCTGGCCGTGGCGCAGCAGCTCCTGCGCGATACCGACCAGTCTATCGCCGCCGTGGCCGGTACCCTCACCTACGACCCGGCCAATTTTACCAAGTTTTTCAAGCGCTTCGGGGGCTGCACGCCCAAGCACTACCGCGAGCAGGTGCGCGCCGAGCAACGCGAAGTAGCGGAACTACTCACCATTTAA
- a CDS encoding DUF58 domain-containing protein translates to MPAIDLAAIRSFENLELLARQLVDGFITGLHQSPYHGFSVEFSEHRLYNPGDSTRHVDWKVFARTDKLFVKRYEEETNLRAHLLLDVSPSMYYPAPGHDKLKFSVLAAAALTTLLQRQRDAVGLVTFAETVELQTPVRATSSHRHTLLLALQQLLERPTPTPRATAHTDVAGVLHTIAQQIPKRSLVILFSDMLGRGAAEQAAALAALQHLRHQHHEVLVFHVLDRATESNFDFQDRLYIFEDVETGQEIRLQPSQVRAQYRAAMRQFEDDLALRCGQLKIDFVPVDVREPFDKVLHAYLVKRGKAR, encoded by the coding sequence ATGCCCGCTATTGACCTGGCCGCCATTCGCTCGTTTGAAAACCTGGAGCTGCTAGCCCGGCAGCTGGTCGATGGCTTTATTACGGGCCTGCACCAGTCGCCTTACCACGGCTTTTCGGTCGAGTTTTCGGAGCACCGCCTCTACAACCCCGGCGACAGTACCCGGCACGTGGATTGGAAGGTATTTGCCCGCACCGATAAGCTGTTTGTGAAGCGCTACGAGGAGGAAACCAACCTGCGCGCCCACCTACTGCTCGACGTGAGCCCGAGTATGTACTACCCCGCGCCTGGCCACGATAAGCTGAAATTCAGCGTGTTGGCCGCGGCGGCGCTTACTACCCTGCTGCAACGGCAGCGCGACGCGGTGGGCCTCGTCACCTTCGCCGAAACGGTGGAGCTGCAAACGCCCGTGCGCGCCACTTCCTCGCACCGCCACACGCTGCTGCTGGCCTTGCAGCAGCTGCTGGAGCGGCCCACCCCTACCCCCCGCGCCACGGCCCACACCGACGTGGCGGGCGTGCTGCACACTATTGCGCAGCAAATTCCTAAGCGCTCGCTCGTTATCCTATTTAGCGATATGCTGGGCCGTGGGGCGGCCGAGCAGGCGGCGGCGTTGGCCGCCTTGCAGCACTTGCGCCACCAGCACCACGAAGTATTAGTGTTTCATGTGTTAGACCGGGCCACGGAAAGTAACTTTGACTTTCAGGACCGGCTCTACATTTTTGAGGATGTGGAAACGGGCCAGGAAATCCGCTTGCAGCCCTCGCAGGTGCGGGCGCAGTATCGGGCGGCCATGCGGCAGTTTGAAGACGACCTGGCGCTGCGTTGCGGGCAGCTCAAAATTGATTTCGTGCCCGTAGATGTGCGCGAGCCCTTTGATAAAGTGCTGCACGCCTACCTGGTAAAGCGCGGTAAAGCTCGGTAA